In one Pseudarthrobacter sp. NBSH8 genomic region, the following are encoded:
- a CDS encoding acyl-CoA dehydrogenase family protein, which yields MTPEEVLPEPLLEAVRGRAAGYDRDNTFFVEDLAELTAAGYLKLFVPASDGGLGLGLEAAAQCQRRLATAAPATAMAINMHLVWTGVAHVLAARGDHSLDFVLQETARGEIYAFGNSEAGNDSVLFDSKTAASPLPGGGYSFTGTKIFTSLSPAWTRLGIFGKDTLARAGEGELVHGFIERGAAGYTILDDWNTLGMRASQSNTTVLDGVEVPPERIFRKLPVGPNADPLIFAIFACFESLLAAVYTGIGERALNVGVEAVKRRTSLKNAGRSYAQDPDIRWKVAEGAMAMDILYPQLLTVTRDVDALVEHGPQWFPKLVGLKVNATETSRRVVDLAIRVSGGSSYFRGSELERLYRDVLAGMFHPSDDESAHHTVANAWLGPLEA from the coding sequence ATGACGCCTGAGGAAGTTCTCCCGGAGCCGCTCCTGGAGGCTGTCCGGGGCCGTGCTGCGGGCTATGACCGGGACAACACCTTCTTCGTTGAGGACCTCGCCGAGCTAACCGCCGCCGGATACCTCAAGCTCTTTGTACCTGCGTCCGACGGCGGCCTGGGGCTTGGGCTCGAGGCGGCAGCGCAGTGCCAGCGGCGGCTGGCTACGGCTGCCCCGGCCACCGCTATGGCCATCAACATGCATCTGGTTTGGACCGGCGTCGCCCATGTCCTTGCCGCCAGGGGCGACCATTCCCTTGACTTCGTCCTGCAGGAGACTGCCCGCGGCGAGATCTATGCCTTCGGCAATTCCGAAGCCGGCAATGACTCAGTCCTCTTTGATTCAAAGACGGCAGCCTCGCCCTTGCCGGGCGGCGGGTACAGCTTCACGGGTACCAAAATCTTCACCAGCCTCTCGCCTGCCTGGACGCGGCTGGGAATCTTCGGCAAGGACACACTGGCCAGGGCAGGCGAAGGCGAACTGGTGCACGGATTCATCGAGCGCGGCGCTGCCGGCTACACCATCCTGGACGACTGGAACACGCTGGGCATGCGCGCCAGCCAGTCAAACACCACCGTCCTGGACGGGGTCGAGGTCCCGCCGGAGCGGATCTTCCGAAAACTCCCCGTGGGACCCAACGCCGATCCGCTGATTTTCGCCATCTTCGCCTGCTTCGAGTCATTGCTGGCCGCCGTTTACACCGGAATCGGCGAACGTGCGCTGAACGTTGGTGTTGAGGCTGTCAAGCGCCGGACGTCGTTGAAGAATGCCGGCCGAAGCTATGCGCAGGATCCGGACATCCGCTGGAAGGTCGCGGAGGGCGCCATGGCCATGGATATCCTCTACCCCCAGCTGCTGACCGTCACCCGCGATGTGGATGCCCTCGTTGAGCACGGGCCGCAGTGGTTTCCCAAACTTGTGGGGCTGAAGGTCAACGCAACGGAAACGTCGCGCCGCGTTGTGGACCTGGCCATCAGGGTGAGCGGCGGGTCCAGCTACTTTCGCGGGTCAGAACTTGAACGCCTGTACCGGGACGTGCTGGCGGGGATGTTCCACCCGTCAGACGACGAGTCGGCGCATCACACGGTGGCGAATGCCTGGCTGGGGCCGTTGGAGGCCTGA
- a CDS encoding HAD family phosphatase, which yields MRPVPPVSPLRAVLWDMDGTIVDTERYWIAAEHALVEAHGGTWSHEQAMQLVGQSLTFSAGILQAAGVRLERREIIDTLTAEVIRSVQRAVPWRPGARELLDDLHRAGVRCALVTMSEEPLAREIVESLPKPYFEFLVTGDTVTQGKPHPEAYLKAVELLQEADPDLTVDHCVALEDSAPGVAAAVASGVATVAIPHIVPIPEDPRHTIWESLAGRTVSELETIAADSLAAAAAGSAVPVMGSPS from the coding sequence ATGCGACCCGTACCCCCCGTTTCCCCGCTCCGAGCCGTTCTTTGGGATATGGACGGCACCATAGTGGACACGGAGCGCTACTGGATTGCCGCCGAGCACGCCCTTGTGGAAGCCCACGGCGGCACCTGGTCGCATGAGCAGGCCATGCAGCTCGTGGGACAGTCACTGACGTTTTCGGCCGGAATCCTGCAGGCGGCCGGCGTCCGGCTGGAGCGCCGGGAGATTATCGACACGCTGACCGCAGAGGTCATCAGGAGCGTCCAGCGCGCGGTTCCCTGGCGTCCCGGGGCCAGGGAACTGCTGGATGACCTGCACCGCGCCGGTGTGCGGTGTGCGCTGGTGACCATGTCGGAGGAGCCGTTGGCCCGCGAAATTGTGGAAAGCCTGCCCAAGCCCTACTTCGAATTCCTGGTCACTGGGGACACGGTAACCCAGGGCAAACCGCACCCGGAAGCGTACCTGAAGGCAGTGGAGCTGCTTCAGGAAGCGGATCCGGATCTGACCGTGGATCACTGCGTCGCACTGGAGGATTCGGCGCCGGGAGTGGCTGCTGCTGTGGCCTCCGGCGTCGCCACTGTGGCCATTCCGCACATCGTCCCGATCCCCGAAGATCCCAGGCACACCATTTGGGAATCCTTGGCCGGCCGGACCGTTTCCGAGCTGGAGACCATCGCCGCGGACAGCTTGGCCGCCGCCGCGGCCGGGTCCGCCGTTCCTGTGATGGGGAGCCCGTCATGA
- a CDS encoding GatB/YqeY domain-containing protein, which produces MTTLKERLHADVVVHMKERNKTALTTVRNVLGEIETREKSGKTPIVLDDAQVTSFLQKEAAKRRDTARIYTEAAESERAAAEIAEAEIIEAYLPQPLTAAEVEAIVDETIAGLRNEGVEPGMRQLGAVMKPVTAKVAGRYDGKAVSEIVRSRLA; this is translated from the coding sequence GTGACCACTTTGAAGGAACGCCTGCACGCTGATGTTGTGGTGCACATGAAAGAGCGGAACAAGACCGCCCTGACAACGGTGCGCAATGTCTTGGGCGAGATTGAAACACGGGAGAAGTCGGGAAAGACGCCCATTGTCCTGGACGATGCCCAGGTGACCTCGTTCTTGCAGAAAGAGGCCGCCAAGCGACGCGACACCGCAAGGATCTACACGGAAGCCGCCGAATCCGAACGAGCGGCGGCTGAAATCGCCGAGGCCGAAATCATAGAAGCGTACTTGCCGCAGCCGCTGACAGCCGCGGAAGTCGAGGCGATTGTTGACGAGACCATTGCCGGGCTGCGGAACGAAGGCGTAGAGCCCGGAATGCGCCAGCTGGGCGCCGTGATGAAGCCTGTCACGGCCAAAGTCGCCGGACGCTACGACGGCAAGGCGGTCAGCGAGATCGTCCGCAGCCGTCTCGCCTAA
- the mshC gene encoding cysteine--1-D-myo-inosityl 2-amino-2-deoxy-alpha-D-glucopyranoside ligase, giving the protein MKSWTSRPVPALPGAMPAIRLFDTAKGSEVTLRAGGEQSMYVCGITPYDATHMGHAASYVAFDLLNRAWRDAGQQVSYVQNVTDVDDPLLERATATGVDWRDLAASQIELFQTDMEALNVLSPDHYVGAVESVDIIVPAIERLVRLGLAYRVPGTAGEPDGDVYYDVEAAGKQTVALDAWTLGSISHLGEAEMLELFAERGGDPGRAGKRQALDPLLWRVARDGEPSWPGGELGQGRPGWHIECTVIAQRYLPAPFTVQGGGSDLIFPHHEMGAGHAYSLAEMPLAQHYAHAGMVGLDGEKMSKSKGNLVLVSKLRAAGEDPAAIRLAILAHHYRSDWSWTADGFKAAKDRLAAWRRALATAPEASASGLIAEMRSALAADLNAPAALEAVDRWAAAADSASAAGSQHDQALVIDALDALLGVVL; this is encoded by the coding sequence GTGAAATCCTGGACCTCCCGCCCTGTCCCTGCGCTGCCCGGCGCCATGCCTGCCATCCGGCTGTTCGACACGGCAAAGGGGAGTGAAGTCACACTCCGGGCCGGGGGAGAGCAATCCATGTACGTCTGCGGGATCACTCCCTATGACGCAACCCACATGGGCCATGCGGCCAGCTACGTGGCCTTTGACCTGTTGAACAGGGCATGGCGTGACGCCGGCCAGCAGGTTTCCTATGTCCAGAACGTCACCGACGTCGACGACCCCCTGCTGGAACGCGCGACTGCCACCGGAGTGGACTGGCGGGACCTGGCTGCGAGCCAGATTGAACTCTTCCAGACCGACATGGAAGCCCTGAATGTCCTCTCGCCGGACCACTACGTGGGTGCCGTTGAGTCAGTTGACATCATTGTTCCGGCCATCGAACGGCTGGTCCGCCTTGGGCTGGCCTACCGTGTGCCCGGAACCGCAGGGGAGCCCGACGGCGACGTGTACTACGACGTAGAAGCTGCCGGCAAGCAGACGGTCGCCCTCGACGCCTGGACCTTGGGCTCGATCTCCCACCTCGGCGAAGCCGAAATGCTTGAACTGTTCGCCGAACGCGGCGGCGACCCAGGCAGGGCCGGCAAGCGGCAGGCGCTGGACCCCCTGCTCTGGCGCGTTGCCCGCGACGGCGAGCCCAGCTGGCCCGGCGGCGAGCTGGGCCAGGGCAGGCCTGGCTGGCACATCGAGTGCACGGTCATCGCCCAGCGCTACCTGCCGGCTCCCTTCACTGTCCAGGGCGGCGGCTCGGACCTCATCTTCCCCCATCACGAGATGGGTGCCGGTCACGCATATTCCCTCGCCGAAATGCCGCTGGCCCAGCACTATGCCCACGCGGGCATGGTGGGCCTGGACGGCGAAAAGATGAGCAAGTCCAAGGGCAACCTGGTCCTGGTATCCAAACTTCGGGCCGCAGGAGAAGATCCGGCCGCCATCCGGTTGGCCATCCTGGCCCACCATTACCGTTCAGACTGGTCCTGGACCGCGGACGGCTTTAAGGCTGCGAAGGACCGGCTCGCCGCATGGCGCCGCGCACTTGCCACCGCGCCGGAAGCATCGGCGTCCGGCCTGATCGCCGAGATGCGGTCCGCCCTTGCCGCCGACCTGAACGCACCGGCCGCCCTGGAAGCTGTCGACCGCTGGGCCGCCGCGGCGGACTCCGCCTCGGCAGCGGGCAGCCAGCATGATCAGGCGCTGGTCATTGACGCGCTGGACGCCCTGCTCGGCGTCGTGCTTTAG
- a CDS encoding M50 family metallopeptidase, whose translation MTLIPEQLWQRIIEAFSRAAIPQVTVAELAVVLALATALSIPRATWKYFGLLATATHELGHAFAAVMSGQRLSGIQLRLDHSGTTTSYSRGRAAAIWSGFWGYPVPALTGAALVTSGFAGWGPAALATGTLILLVSLVFIRNFAGLLITGLAVAGGGLLVLVVPSSFTGHVAIVLGVALLVAAVRDLAKLTNVHLRRRDRLASSDAYILYRATSIPSGIWIALFVAVIAGSWLVAWQPISAILTAGA comes from the coding sequence ATGACCTTGATTCCCGAGCAATTGTGGCAACGCATCATTGAAGCCTTCAGCCGTGCCGCCATCCCCCAGGTCACGGTGGCCGAACTGGCTGTTGTGCTGGCGCTGGCAACTGCGCTGTCTATCCCCCGTGCCACCTGGAAGTACTTTGGACTGCTGGCCACCGCCACGCACGAACTCGGCCATGCTTTCGCCGCCGTCATGAGCGGCCAGAGACTGAGCGGGATCCAGCTCCGGTTGGACCACTCAGGCACAACCACCAGTTACAGCCGGGGCCGGGCCGCCGCCATCTGGTCGGGATTCTGGGGCTACCCGGTTCCGGCCCTGACCGGCGCCGCCCTGGTCACCTCCGGCTTTGCGGGCTGGGGACCGGCGGCCTTGGCCACCGGAACCCTTATCCTCCTGGTTTCGCTGGTGTTCATCAGGAACTTCGCAGGGCTGCTGATCACAGGCCTTGCCGTCGCCGGGGGCGGGTTGTTGGTCCTCGTTGTGCCCAGCAGCTTCACCGGCCATGTTGCAATCGTGCTTGGCGTGGCACTGCTCGTGGCCGCCGTCCGGGACCTCGCGAAGCTCACCAATGTGCACCTGCGGCGCCGTGACAGGCTGGCCAGTTCCGACGCCTATATCCTGTACCGCGCAACATCCATACCCTCCGGCATCTGGATCGCGCTCTTTGTCGCCGTTATTGCCGGCTCCTGGCTGGTGGCCTGGCAGCCCATCTCGGCAATCCTTACCGCCGGAGCCTAG
- a CDS encoding undecaprenyl-diphosphate phosphatase: MNWFEAALLGLVQGLTEFLPISSSAHLRIVGQFLPNASDPGAAFTAITQLGTETAVVIYFWRDIVRIVRAWAGSLTGKVSRQDPDARMGWLVILGSLPIIVLGLLFQDQIESVLRSLWLVATMLIVFGLFLAVADAIGKQDRDLTQLTYKHGILYGFAQALALIPGVSRSGGTITAGLLMGYTREAAARYSFLLAIPAVFGSGLYQLYKVVSKDGITGPYGLPETALATVIALVVGYVIIGWFLKFISTRSYRLFVWYRIFLGLALYLLLGFNVISA, translated from the coding sequence GTGAACTGGTTTGAGGCGGCCCTGCTGGGCCTAGTGCAGGGACTGACCGAATTTCTACCGATTTCATCGAGCGCGCACCTGCGGATTGTGGGGCAGTTCCTGCCCAACGCATCCGATCCCGGGGCCGCGTTTACCGCCATCACACAACTGGGTACTGAAACGGCGGTGGTGATCTATTTCTGGCGTGACATCGTGCGGATCGTCAGGGCGTGGGCGGGATCTCTGACCGGAAAGGTCTCACGCCAGGACCCGGACGCCCGCATGGGCTGGCTGGTGATTTTGGGCAGCCTCCCCATCATCGTCCTGGGTCTGCTGTTCCAGGACCAGATTGAGTCGGTACTGAGAAGCCTGTGGCTGGTAGCCACCATGCTGATCGTCTTTGGGCTCTTCCTGGCCGTGGCCGACGCCATCGGAAAGCAGGACCGCGACCTCACCCAGCTCACCTACAAGCACGGCATTTTGTACGGCTTCGCCCAGGCGCTGGCGCTTATTCCGGGCGTGTCGCGATCCGGCGGCACCATCACCGCGGGTCTCCTGATGGGCTACACACGCGAAGCCGCCGCGCGGTATTCGTTCCTCCTGGCGATCCCGGCGGTGTTCGGCAGCGGCCTGTACCAGCTGTACAAAGTGGTCTCCAAGGATGGCATCACCGGCCCGTATGGCCTGCCGGAGACGGCGCTGGCCACCGTCATCGCCCTGGTGGTGGGATACGTGATCATCGGATGGTTCCTCAAGTTCATTTCCACCCGCAGCTACCGGCTCTTCGTCTGGTACCGGATCTTCCTGGGACTGGCCCTGTATCTTTTGCTCGGTTTCAATGTCATCAGTGCCTAG
- a CDS encoding DUF4193 domain-containing protein — protein sequence MATDYDELRSDVKESQDNSLEALQSANAPDARSVVLELDEADGLDGAGVPGGEFVAEELVVQVIPQAEDEFTCYSCFLVRHRSQIARQKDGHSYCTDCEG from the coding sequence GTGGCAACCGATTACGACGAACTTCGCTCCGACGTCAAGGAGTCGCAGGACAACTCACTCGAGGCACTGCAGTCCGCCAATGCACCGGACGCCCGCAGTGTCGTCCTCGAGCTCGATGAGGCCGACGGGCTGGATGGCGCCGGCGTTCCCGGAGGCGAATTCGTTGCCGAGGAATTGGTCGTGCAGGTTATCCCGCAGGCTGAGGACGAGTTCACGTGCTACTCCTGCTTCCTGGTCCGGCACCGCTCCCAGATTGCGCGCCAGAAAGACGGACACAGCTACTGCACTGACTGCGAAGGCTGA
- a CDS encoding PAC2 family protein, whose translation MNSFDGDTTEPGAAPEPEQFLLPVADGERITVMLAAFEGWNDAGEAASDSLRYLNRVWGGKKIASIDADEYYDFQFTRPTVRRNASGERKIKWPSTRIYKASAPDSNVDVIFVQGIEPSYKWRAYTAELLVHAEALKVDYVVLVGALLADVPHSRPIPVSTSSDDAVLRERLNLEASQYEGPVGIVGVLSEVSLLAGLPTVSLWAAVPHYVAQAPSPKAQLALLHRVEELIQVPLDTHELAEEAAAWERGVDELATEDPEIAAYVRQLEEAKDTADLPEASGESIAREFERYLKRRGRDKP comes from the coding sequence ATGAATAGCTTCGACGGAGACACCACGGAACCGGGTGCCGCACCTGAACCGGAGCAGTTCCTGCTGCCAGTGGCGGACGGGGAGCGCATTACTGTGATGCTGGCCGCATTTGAAGGCTGGAACGATGCAGGGGAAGCCGCGAGTGACTCGTTGCGCTACCTGAACCGGGTCTGGGGCGGCAAGAAGATCGCGTCCATTGATGCCGACGAATACTACGATTTTCAGTTCACCCGTCCCACGGTCCGCCGGAACGCTTCGGGGGAACGCAAGATCAAGTGGCCATCCACGCGGATCTACAAGGCCAGTGCGCCGGATTCGAATGTGGACGTCATTTTCGTGCAGGGCATCGAGCCGTCCTACAAGTGGCGGGCGTATACGGCCGAGCTGCTGGTCCACGCAGAAGCGCTGAAGGTGGACTACGTGGTCTTGGTGGGCGCCCTTCTGGCAGACGTTCCGCACAGCAGGCCGATTCCTGTCAGCACATCCTCGGACGATGCCGTGTTGCGGGAGCGACTCAACCTTGAAGCCTCCCAGTACGAGGGTCCCGTCGGCATCGTCGGAGTGCTGTCCGAAGTGTCGCTGCTGGCCGGCCTTCCCACCGTTTCCCTCTGGGCAGCCGTCCCACATTACGTGGCACAGGCCCCGTCACCCAAGGCGCAGCTGGCTCTCCTGCACCGGGTCGAGGAATTGATCCAGGTCCCGCTGGACACCCACGAACTGGCCGAGGAGGCCGCTGCGTGGGAACGTGGCGTCGATGAGCTGGCTACTGAGGACCCGGAGATCGCCGCCTACGTCCGGCAGCTGGAAGAGGCAAAAGATACTGCCGATCTTCCCGAGGCAAGCGGGGAATCCATCGCGCGGGAGTTCGAGCGCTACCTCAAGCGGCGTGGCCGGGACAAGCCCTAA
- a CDS encoding aldo/keto reductase, with product MQQRYVGNSGLRVSALSLGTMSWSGDTDEQDAAEILRSFIDGGGKLIDTAASYADGRAEAMIGSLLGDVVSRTEVCISTKAGMATSDGRRTADTSRNAMLSGLDASLARLGTDYVDIWFAQAWDGNVPLEETLSALEFALRSGRARYAGISNFNGWQSAKAAAVAGFPLVAAQAEYSLLQRKPEAELIPAVEDAGLGLMAWAPLGRGVLTGKYRGAIPGDSRAARTDSAPYVEPYLEAQPSSVVEAVVMAAKGLGRTPLDVSLSWLLSQHGVATAIIGPRTPLQAKEIVAAQLTRLPPEIARALEDVSLPG from the coding sequence ATGCAGCAGCGTTACGTCGGCAACAGTGGATTGCGAGTCTCCGCCCTTTCCCTCGGCACCATGTCCTGGTCCGGCGATACCGACGAACAGGACGCCGCGGAGATATTGCGGTCATTTATCGATGGTGGCGGAAAACTCATAGATACGGCGGCGTCATATGCCGATGGCCGCGCAGAGGCGATGATCGGATCCCTTCTCGGCGACGTTGTCTCCCGCACCGAAGTCTGCATTTCCACTAAAGCGGGGATGGCGACGTCGGACGGCCGTCGCACGGCGGACACGTCACGCAACGCGATGCTCTCCGGCCTGGACGCCAGCTTGGCGAGGCTTGGGACTGACTACGTGGATATTTGGTTTGCCCAGGCATGGGACGGCAACGTCCCGCTGGAGGAGACCCTGTCCGCGCTTGAATTCGCGCTCCGGAGCGGACGTGCCCGCTACGCGGGAATCTCCAACTTCAACGGGTGGCAAAGTGCCAAGGCAGCGGCGGTGGCCGGGTTTCCGCTCGTAGCCGCGCAGGCTGAATATTCACTCCTGCAGCGAAAGCCGGAAGCGGAACTGATTCCCGCAGTCGAAGATGCCGGCCTGGGGCTGATGGCCTGGGCGCCGCTGGGACGCGGCGTCCTGACTGGCAAGTACCGCGGCGCCATCCCCGGCGATTCCCGGGCGGCCAGGACAGACTCAGCACCCTACGTGGAGCCGTATCTTGAGGCGCAGCCGTCCAGCGTGGTGGAAGCCGTGGTCATGGCGGCCAAGGGCCTGGGCCGGACGCCGCTGGATGTTTCGCTGAGCTGGCTGTTGTCCCAGCATGGTGTGGCCACGGCCATCATCGGGCCCCGGACTCCCCTGCAGGCGAAAGAAATCGTGGCCGCGCAGCTGACCCGGCTGCCGCCGGAAATCGCCCGCGCCCTTGAGGACGTTTCCCTGCCAGGCTGA
- a CDS encoding M20/M25/M40 family metallo-hydrolase gives MTEIRPEDEVVRICQELIRIDTSNYGDGSGPGERVAAEYTAGLIEEVGLSAEIFESAPGRASVVTRMAGEDPSASALVVHGHLDVVPALREQWSVDPFGAELKDGLIWGRGAVDMKDMDAMILAVMRDLARSGRKPKRDIIFAFFADEEAGGEYGARYAVDQRPELFEGATEAISEVGGFSATIGGQRTYLLQTAEKGISWLRLVAHGRAGHGSQINTGNAVTRLAAAVTRIGEYKWPIELTPTTRQFLDGVTELTGVEFDPDNPDRLLDQLGTVARFVGATLQNTTNPTLLKGGYKHNVIPESAEALVDCRTLPGQQDHVLEIVRELAGSGVDVSYVHSDVSLEVPFAGNLVDSMIDALHTEDPGAKVLPYTLSGGTDNKSLSRLGITGYGFAPLQLPDDLDFTGMFHGVDERVPVDSLKFGARVLNTLLTNY, from the coding sequence ATGACTGAAATCCGTCCCGAAGATGAAGTTGTCCGGATCTGCCAGGAACTCATCCGGATCGACACGTCGAACTACGGTGACGGTTCCGGACCGGGGGAGCGGGTGGCCGCCGAATACACAGCCGGGCTGATCGAGGAAGTGGGCCTCTCTGCCGAGATCTTCGAGTCGGCGCCCGGCCGGGCAAGTGTTGTCACCCGGATGGCCGGTGAAGATCCGTCCGCCAGCGCGCTGGTGGTGCATGGGCACCTTGATGTTGTTCCCGCCCTGCGTGAACAGTGGTCGGTGGATCCCTTTGGTGCCGAACTCAAGGACGGACTCATCTGGGGCCGCGGAGCCGTGGACATGAAGGATATGGACGCCATGATCCTTGCCGTGATGCGGGATTTGGCCAGATCCGGGCGGAAGCCCAAGCGCGACATTATCTTTGCCTTCTTTGCCGACGAGGAAGCCGGCGGTGAGTACGGTGCCCGCTACGCAGTCGACCAACGGCCCGAGCTCTTCGAGGGCGCAACCGAAGCCATCTCAGAGGTAGGGGGGTTCTCGGCAACTATCGGCGGGCAGCGCACGTACCTCCTCCAAACGGCTGAAAAGGGCATCTCCTGGCTCCGGCTGGTGGCGCACGGCCGGGCAGGCCACGGCTCCCAGATCAACACGGGCAACGCCGTCACCCGGCTGGCTGCCGCGGTAACCCGGATCGGCGAGTACAAGTGGCCGATTGAGCTGACGCCCACCACGCGGCAGTTCCTGGACGGCGTGACAGAACTCACAGGGGTGGAATTCGATCCCGACAACCCAGACCGCCTGCTGGACCAGCTCGGCACCGTGGCGCGCTTTGTGGGTGCAACCCTGCAGAACACCACCAACCCCACGCTGCTCAAGGGCGGCTACAAGCACAACGTCATCCCGGAATCGGCTGAGGCCCTGGTGGACTGCCGGACGCTCCCGGGCCAGCAGGACCACGTCCTGGAGATCGTGCGGGAGCTTGCCGGTTCCGGTGTTGACGTGAGCTACGTACACAGCGACGTCTCACTCGAGGTGCCATTCGCCGGAAACCTGGTGGATTCCATGATTGATGCCCTCCACACCGAGGATCCTGGGGCAAAAGTACTTCCCTACACGCTCTCAGGCGGCACGGACAACAAATCATTGAGCCGGCTTGGTATCACCGGCTATGGATTCGCTCCGCTTCAGCTGCCCGACGATCTCGATTTCACCGGGATGTTCCACGGTGTGGACGAGCGGGTCCCGGTGGATTCGCTGAAGTTCGGCGCCCGGGTGCTCAACACGCTCCTCACGAACTACTGA
- a CDS encoding DUF5703 family protein, translated as MKEHFLTSSVQRERDILRQYEYLVLTVSPDDSLPDARRRLVEHSEYGKWELERSKLYLGGGRRFWLRRRVMQVQRTV; from the coding sequence ATGAAAGAACATTTTCTCACCAGCTCGGTCCAGCGGGAACGGGACATTCTGAGGCAGTACGAGTACCTTGTGCTGACGGTCAGCCCTGACGATTCACTGCCTGACGCCAGGCGCCGGCTCGTGGAGCATTCCGAGTACGGCAAGTGGGAGCTGGAACGCAGCAAGCTGTATCTGGGCGGTGGCAGGCGCTTCTGGCTCCGCCGCCGGGTGATGCAGGTTCAGCGGACCGTGTAG
- a CDS encoding glutathione S-transferase family protein yields MNQEYSSEPQATNATAAGSTDAGTGHSTRGAYVTAGAEFNRDTNYIEDRITHDGRVGVSGEPGWPVEAGRYRLIAARACPWANRTVIVRRLLGLEDAISLGQPGPTHDARSWTFDLDPGGVDPVLGIERIQSAYFRRFPDYPRGITVPAIVDIASGAVVTNNFPQITLDFATEWTRFHRAGAPDLYPEHHRAEIGAVNKRIFTEVNNGVYRCGFAGSQEVYDAAYTRLWTALDWLEERLTGQRYLVGDTITEADIRLFTTLARFDAVYHGHFKCNRQKLTELPALWGYARDLFQTPGFGDTIDFVQIKQHYYIVHEDINPTRMVPQGPDPAGWLEPHGREALGGRPFGDGTPPGPVRPGEEVSPGHGAPHIRKALSNRLG; encoded by the coding sequence ATGAACCAGGAATATTCGAGCGAGCCACAGGCCACGAACGCCACCGCTGCCGGCAGCACTGACGCCGGCACCGGACACAGCACGCGGGGCGCCTATGTGACCGCCGGTGCCGAGTTCAACCGAGACACCAATTACATTGAGGACCGGATCACCCACGACGGCCGCGTTGGCGTCAGCGGCGAGCCGGGATGGCCAGTGGAAGCTGGCCGGTACCGGCTGATTGCGGCGCGGGCATGCCCGTGGGCGAACCGGACCGTGATTGTGCGGAGGCTCCTCGGGCTGGAAGACGCCATCTCCCTGGGCCAGCCCGGCCCGACCCACGATGCCCGGTCGTGGACTTTTGACCTCGATCCGGGCGGGGTGGACCCTGTGCTTGGCATCGAGCGCATCCAGAGCGCCTATTTCCGGCGCTTCCCGGATTACCCGCGCGGCATCACAGTGCCGGCGATCGTTGATATTGCCAGCGGCGCGGTGGTCACCAACAACTTCCCTCAGATCACCCTGGACTTTGCCACGGAATGGACCCGTTTCCACCGGGCCGGAGCGCCTGACCTTTACCCGGAGCACCACCGCGCCGAAATTGGCGCCGTCAACAAGCGCATCTTCACAGAGGTCAACAACGGCGTCTACCGCTGCGGCTTTGCTGGCTCCCAGGAGGTCTACGACGCGGCCTACACCAGGCTGTGGACCGCGCTCGACTGGCTCGAGGAACGGCTCACCGGACAGCGATACCTTGTGGGTGACACCATCACGGAAGCGGATATCCGCCTGTTCACCACCTTGGCCAGGTTCGATGCCGTCTACCACGGGCATTTCAAGTGCAACCGGCAGAAGCTGACCGAACTGCCGGCCCTATGGGGTTACGCGCGGGATCTTTTCCAGACTCCCGGTTTCGGCGACACGATCGACTTCGTCCAGATCAAGCAGCACTATTACATCGTCCACGAGGACATCAACCCCACCCGGATGGTGCCGCAGGGTCCCGATCCGGCCGGCTGGCTGGAGCCGCACGGCAGGGAAGCGCTGGGCGGCCGGCCGTTCGGAGACGGCACTCCCCCGGGACCGGTGCGCCCCGGCGAAGAAGTTTCCCCGGGCCACGGAGCGCCTCACATCAGGAAAGCGCTTTCTAACCGGTTAGGCTAG